From the genome of Sinanaerobacter sp. ZZT-01:
ATTTGGAAAATTGTGAGAAAAAAGGTTGTGGTAAAGGTGTGCTTACTGTATAATACATTTATCAACCCATATAACCTATTAGGGGGATGGGTGCAGAATTGATCCGGGAGAAAGGGTGGTGTGTCAGTATGGAAATAACTGATGTGAGGATTCGAAAGGTCAATGATGAGGGCAAGATGAAAGCGGTCGTTTCCGTCACGTTTGATGAAGAATTTGTAGTACATGACATTAAAATTATTGACGGACAAAATGGATTGTTTGTGGCCATGCCAAGCAGAAAAATGGGTGAAGGCGATTTTCGAGATATTGCACATCCATTGATGTCGGAAACCAGAAATAAAATCAAGAATGCTATCTTCGAAGAATACAATCGTATCCTAGGAGAGAAGACAGATGATTTTTATGATGAACGGCAAAAGGTAATGCAATCCTAATAATATCGGGGATAAGGCATAAAAAAGCAGCGAATTCTTGATTACGCTGTTTTTTTATGTAAATTTCTAGAGTGGTATCAGATAAGCAGATGATTTTTTCCTCTTTATATCTTGACATTTTGTTGATATACTTATAATGTAATATAGGACAAGGAGCGTTTAAATATGAGTGATAGGACGAATGAAATAGCTGAGTTTTTAAAAAGGGAAGAAGAAAAGCAAAAAGTGCGTTGGCAGATTATAATAGAACACCTAAAAAAGGGTGTTGTTTTTATGGATTGGAAAAATGCTTATATTGACGAATCAGTAACGATTGGCGAAGGTACAGTCATTTGGCCTGGTGCTATTTTGCTTGGGAATACTTCCATTGGTAAAAATTGTGTCATTGGACACAATACTAGAATTGAGGACAGTATAATTGAAGACGAGGTCGAAATTCAGAATTCAGTTATTTTAGAAAGTCGGGTGGGAAGCCACACAAAGGTAGGTCCATTCGCATATTTAAGGCCGAATAGCCGAATTGGGGAACATGCAAAGGTAGGTGATTTTGTAGAAGTAAAAAATTCTACATTAGGAAACCATTCAAAGGCATCTCATTTAACGTATATTGGAGATTCCGATGTCGGAGAACATGTTAATTTAGGGTGCGGCGTTGTCTTTGTAAATTATGATGGGAAAAATAAGCATCGTTCGGTCGTAAAGGACGGTGCGTTTGTTGGTTGTAATACTAATTTAGTATCGCCGGTTACAGTAGGAGAAGGCGCATATATTGCCGCCGGTACCACCGTGACAACAGATGTCCCGAATGAAGCGCTTTCTGTAGGGAGAGCAAAGCAAAAAAATATAGAAGGCTGGGTAAAGAAACGGGGATTATTAGAAAAATAAAATGTGATGATGGTCGAAGGAAATGGAGGACAATAATGAAGAACGGCGTGTTCACAGATTACAAAATTTTTACAGGGAATTCTAACCCTGAATTGGCAGAAGAAATTGCGAAAATAATGGGAAAGCCTTTAGGAAAGGCAACTGTGACCAAATTTAGTGATGGAGAAATTTCTGTCAACTTATGGGAAACGGTTCGTGGAATTGATACATATATCGTTCAACCCACATGTGATCCTGTGAATGATAGTTTGATGGAGCTGCTGATTATGATTGATGCGATGAAGCGTGCATCTGCAGGCAGAATTAATGCGGTAATTCCTTATTATGGATATGCAAGACAAGATAGAAAAGCAAAAGCGAGAGATCCGATTACAGCAAAGCTTGTTGCTGATCTTTTAAGCAGCGCGGGAGCAGACCGTGTGGTAACGATGGATTTGCATGCGTCACAAATTCAAGGCTATTTTAATATTCCGCTGGATCACCTGCTTGGCATGCCGATCTTAGTAAAATATTTTATGGAAAAGAAATTGGACAACCTCGTTGTGGTTTCTCCAGATCTTGGAAGTGTAACACGGGCAAGAAACATGGCACAGCCTCTTGATGTACCGATTGCAATTGTCGACAAGAGAAGACCAAAAGCGAATGTAAGTGAAGTAATGAATATAATCGGAGACATTCAGGATAAAAATGTACTGATTGTCGATGATATGATTGATACAGCAGGAACTTTAACAAATGCGGCAAATGCGCTAAAGGATTTAGGTGCAAGAGAAGTATATGCCTGTGCAACTCATGCTGTTCTTTCAGGTCCGGCTATTGAACGAATTGAAAGCTCAGTAATTAAAGAATGTGTACTGTTGAATACTGTTTTAATTCCGCAGGAAAAAAGAAGCCCTAAGATTAAGGTGTTATCTGTGGCACCTTTGTTTGCAGAGGCAATGATTCGTATCTTTACAAACGATTCTATCAGCAAATTATTTGATTAAAGCGGTCGAAATGAATCTTCTCGTCCGCTTATGTATCGATAATAGGTGTTTGCAGGAGGAGATTTTATGTATATCATTGTAGGACTGGGTAATCCAGGAAAACAATATGAAAATACAAGACATAATATTGGCTTTATTACAATTGAACAATTAGCGCAAAAACATGGAATTAGTGTGACAAAATTAAAACATAAAGCTTTGGTCGGAGAAGGAAGAATCTCCGACCAAAAAGTTTTATTGGTTAAACCTCAGACCTATATGAATCTCAGCGGAAATTCTGTTCGAGAAATTATAGAATATTACAAAGAGGACATAACAAATTTAGTTGTTATTTATGATGACATTGACATTCCCACCGGAACAGTACGTATAAGAAAAAAAGGAAGTGCGGGAACGCATAATGGAATGCGCTCTATTTTATATGATATTCAGTCAGATCAGTTTCCAAGAATTCGGATTGGTATTGGAGGAGAGCGGAAAATGCCTCTTGACCGTTATGTCATCGGAGGGTTCACAAAGGAAGAAAAGCCTTTAATGGAAGAAGCGGTTATAACTGCCGTTCAAGCCGTAGAATGTATGCTGCAAAAGGGAATAGATAAGGCAATGAACGAGTATAATGTAAAACCGCGAAAAGAAGGGGATCAAGAGTAACATGAGTAATCAGGTTCTGAATGGAAAATTTAGGGGATTACGTTCCTTAGTCAGAAATGCGAAGGGTATTTTTAATTTCTCAGGTGTGGCGGAAAGTAGAGTTGCGCCGATTGTCAGTATCGTTACAAAAGAAAGAAAGGGACAAAGCTTAATCGTAACCTCTTCGTATGGAAAGGCAAAGCGATTGGCGGAGGACCTGTCTTTTTTTGTTTCTAAAAAAATATATGTAATTCCGGAAGAAGAACAAAGCTTCCTTCGATATGATGCAAAAAGCCATCAGTATTTAGAGCAACGGCTGCGTGCCGTAACCGCTCTGTTAAAGGGTGAAGACTGCATTGTCATTACACCGATTTCAGGAGCATTAAAGCCAATGGCTCCGAAGGATATTTTTTCTGCTTATGCAGTAAAATTAAAAATTGGAGAAGAGGCTGAGGTTGAAGAATTAAAAAAGAATTTAACCTACATGGGCTATGAACGTGCTCCTTTTGTTGAGGCAAAAGGGCAGTATGGGATTCGTGGAGGGATTTTGGACATCTTTCCGCTGGACTGTCAATATCCGTGCCGAATTGAATTCTTTGACACAGAGATTGATTCTATACGTAGCTTTGACCCGCTGACACAGCGATCCCAGGATACATTGGAAGAAATATCGATCTATCCGGCAAAACATATGGTAGATATCGGCGGTGATGCCTTATTTGAGTTAGGTGCAAAAAAAATTGAAAAAGCATACCAGCGTCAAGCAAAAAGATTATCTGAAGATAAGAAAGAACGCCTGCTGGCTCGAAAAGACCAAATATTAGAATGCATCCAGACTGGAACAAATAAGCAACTGCTTGAAGCGTATATCCCTTATTTTTATGAAAAATTAGAATATATTTGGGATTATATGCAGAGCAAAAGGACTCTGATTGCAGACGATCCGGATCGTATATTAGAAAAACTGGAATTCCGAGAAGGAGAAGCTAAGGAAGACTTTAAGGTGCTTTTGGAACGTGGCGAAGCTGTTCCTGAAGACAGTGCAATTATCGCCGGAAAGAATTTACTGTTTTCTCTTTATAAAAATGAGACGGTTTTTCTTTTTACCCCATTTCAAAAACAAATCAAAGGAATCGGGCAACTTGACGGAAGCTTTCAAATTACCTCCAAGCAGCCTCCGGTTTTCAATGGACGGATGGATTTCTTGGAGACAGAGCTTATGCGTTATGTAAAGCTGGGCTATCAAGTGCTTCTTTCTTGTTCAACGGAAGAGCGTAATATTAATATGAGAGATTTTCTTTCTCGATGCGGGCTGGAAGAAAAAGTGCAGATTGTATCCGGTCAGCTTGTTTCCGGTATGGAATACCCGGAAGAACATCTGGTTATTATTTCTGACAGTGATATTTTCGTTCATACGAAGCAAAAACGAGTAAGGAAAGAAAATAAAAATGCAAAGCCGATTAAAGTTTTTACTGATATCCGCAAAGGTGATTTTGTTGTGCATGAAAATCATGGAATTGGTAAATTTTTAGGTGTTGAACAATTAGACATTCAAGGAAGTAAAAAAGATTACTTAAAGATAAAATATGCCGGTGAAGATATGCTGTATGTTCCGGTGGAACAAATGGATATCATTCAAAAATACGTGGGAAACGATGGAGCAAACCCTAGAATTAATAAGCTTTCCAGTGGAGAATGGAAAAAAACCAAAGCGAAGGCAAAAGCGGCAATTGCAGATATGGCTAAGGAACTTCTCGAATTGTCCGCTGCACGCCAATTGGAGAAGGGGTATGCATTTTCAACGGATTCACCATGGCAAAAAGAATTTGAAGATGCATTTCCTTATGAAGAAACACCGGATCAGCTGCGGTGTATTAACGAAATAAAAAAGGATATGGAAAGAGAAATCCCTATGGATCGTTTGCTTTGTGGAGATGTGGGCTACGGAAAGACAGAAGTTGCTGCACGTGCGGTCTTTAAATGCGTGGCAGATGGGAAACAAGCGGCAATTTTGGTACCGACAACGATTTTAGCGAATCAGCACTATTATACTTTTAAGAACCGCTTTGGAAATTTTCCGTTTCAAATTGATATGCTCTGCCGGTTTCGAAATGAGAGACAGCAGGATGGGATTGTTGATCAAATAAGAAATGGAACGATGGATATCGTAGTGGGAACACACCGCATGCTTTCCAAGGATGTACGATTTAAAAATTTAGGATTACTGGTAATTGACGAAGAACAGCGCTTCGGCGTTCAGCATAAAGAAATACTAAAGCAATTGAGGAAAAATGTAGATGTATTAACACTGTCTGCGACACCAATTCCGCGTACCTTGCACATGTCCTTGGTGGGGATTAAAGAAATGAGCCTGATTGAAGAACCGCCGGAGGAACGATATCCTGTGCAGACATACGTGATGGAGCAGGAAGATGAGGTGATAAGGGAAGCTATTCAGAAAGAATTAGACCGAGGTGGGCAGGTATATGTCGTATATAATCGTGTACGCGGTATTCACCGTATTGCAGAACTGATTCAAAGCCTTGTTCCGGAAGCAAATGTTGCTATTGGTCATGGACAAATGGGAGAAAAGACGTTGGAAGATGTCATGATTGATTTTATAAACGGAAAATACAATGTCTTAATCGCAACCACGATTATTGAGTCCGGCATTGATATTCCAAATGTGAATACCATTCTGATTATCGATGCCGATCACTTTGGATTATCTCAGCTGTATCAACTTCGTGGAAGAGTCGGACGTTCTAACCGCATGGCCTATGCGTATTTACTTTATCAGAAAGATAAGGTTTTAACAGAAATTGCCGAAAAAAGGCTTCGTTCGATTAAGGAATTTACAGAGTTTGGATCCGGCTTCCGCATTGCAATGCGAGACTTGGAAATACGAGGGGCTGGCAATCTTCTTGGGATGGAGCAAAGTGGGCATATGATGCAGATTGGTTACGAATTGTATTGTAAGCTAGTGGAGGATGCCATTCGAGAACTCGGTGGAGATGTGAGTCAGGAAGAGGAAATTGAAACTTCTATCGAGCTGGAGGTACCTGCGTTTATACCAGATTCTTATATCGGTGATGAATTATTAAAATTACAGATGTATAAAAAAATTGCATTTTTAAGGGATGGGGAAGAGAAGCTTGAAGTTGTTGATGAGCTTTTAGACAGATTTGGAGATATCCCGATGGAAACCAGCAATTTAATCGATATTGCCTTGATTAAATCATATGCAGGAAAGCTTGGAATCAATCGAATTCATCAGGAGCAGAAAAAGTTGGTATTTGATTTTGAAATAAAAAATAAATTAACTGCGGATAAAATGGCTCGTTTAGTGGAAACTTACGGAATGAATCTACTAATTTACGGAGGCGTGAAGCCTTCCATAAAATATAATATGGCGAGCAAAGATAAGCTGAGTGAGACTTTAGGCTTTCTCCAGAAACTGCTGGGATAAGCATTAAAAAAATGATATACTATTTTTGTTCTATAACAAAATGAAAAACAAGTATGAGGAGATAAAAAATGAAATTAAAAAGATGGACGATGATTTTGCTGGCATTGATGTTGGTTATCAGCTTTACTGCCTGCGGAAGTAAGGCAGATAATACGAAGGTAGCCAAGGTCGGTGATACAACGATAACGAGGGATCAGCTGAGTCAATATATTTCGTGGAATGCCTATGCAGCAGGATATGATATGAGTCAGATCACTAAAGATAGCCAGAAAGATTATTTAGCATCTCTGATGCTTGAGCAGATGATTGCAGATGAGCTGGTAAAGCGATACTGTGAAAGAGAAAAGTTAGACGTATTTGTTGATACCCATGATGAAGACTTGAAAAATTTCCTGAAATCAGTAAAAGAGAATGCCGGAACTATGGTAAAAGAACAAGGAATTACAACTGATACGTTAACTACGTTTTATAATTCTCAATACTATGCAAAGGCAATGTATGATGATTTAAAGGGAAGCATTGAAGATTTAGATGAGCAAGCTGAGGCTTATTATAATGCGAATACTTCACTGTTCACTTCTAAAGATTTATATTTGACAGCAAGTCATATTCTCGTGAAAACAGAAGAAGAAGCAAAAGAGGTCAAAAAAGAGCTAGATGCAGGTAAGGATTTCGCAAAGCTTGCATCAGAAAAATCAATTGATCCAGGAAGCAAAGATAAGGGTGGAGAGCTGGGATCCTTTAAAGAAGGAGAAATGGTTGCCGAATTTTGGGAAGGCGCAAAAGCATTAAAAGTCGGTGAAATCAGTGAGCCGATTAAAAGCAGTTTCGGTTACCATATTATAAAATTGACTGACCGTAAAGAACCCGGACTGGCTACTTTTGAAGAGGCAAAGACGCAGGCAGAAGATTCTGTTGTAAATCAAAAATATCAGGAAGTAATTGGAGAATTGAAAAAAGAAATAAAAGTAGAATATTTAGATAAAAAGGAAGTACAGACAGACAATAATAAGAACAATAGCACCGATGGTAAGACCAAGGCTGACGAAGAATAGAATCATAGCTTAAAATAGAGTGCTTTCATACGTTAATTCATGAAAGTATGACTTGAAAAAGAAAAGCGGACTCCCTATAATAAGTAAGGAGCCGCTTTTTTATATAATATAAGATATCGGTTTCTATCTTATGAAAAAGGTGAGTGTAGAAGGGGGAAGCCTTGCCGATAAAGGAGACAATATGAGAGTGAATTTATTTCAGATAAAAAAAATCATAATGGTTTTGCTGGGAAATGCGGTTTATGCATTTGGAGTTGCTGCATTTATCATACCAAACGGTTTAATAACAGGAGGAAGCACGGGTCTTGCTCTGTTTTTTCATTATCAATTTTCGATTCCAGTCAGTGTGTTTGTAGGCATATTTAATATTATTATGTTCCTGTTGGGGGCTTGGATATTAGGAAAAAGCTTTGCATTAACAACACTTGTCAGTACTTTTTTTTATCCGGTCATCTTATCATTATTTCAGCATCTTCCGTTTTCTAAGGGGTTGACGGAAAATCCGATTTTGGCAATCGTATATGCAGGGGGCATGATCGGGCTGGGAATTGGATTTGTATTGCGAGAAGGAGCATCAACCGGAGGGATGGATATTCCGCCGCTGCTGCTAAACAAAAAATTCGGCCTCTCTATATCGATCATGCTGTATGTATTTGACAGCGGCATTTTATTGCTCCAAATGTTTCAAGCTTCAGTGGAGCAGGTATTGAGCGGTATTTTAGTGGTCTTAATTTACACAGTGGTGCTGGATAAGGTGCTTTTGGCAGGGAAAGCGCAGACACAAGTTAAAATTATAAGCGATAAATATGAAGAAATTAACGAAATGATTTTAAAAACTATGGATCGTGGCTCCACTTTGCTGAAAGCGCAGACTGGCTGTTTGCGTAAGGATCAATATATGGTTTTAACGGTGATATCCAATCGAGAGCTTCCCAAATTGAATGCTTTTATAAAAGAGATTGACTCGGATGCATTTATGATGATTGACCAAATAAATGAAGTTCGAGGACGTGGATTTACAATTGAAAAATATCATAAAAAAGAAGGTTTTTCGGAATAAAAAATAAGAATCTACGAATCGTAGACAAATTCCAATAA
Proteins encoded in this window:
- the spoVG gene encoding septation regulator SpoVG — translated: MEITDVRIRKVNDEGKMKAVVSVTFDEEFVVHDIKIIDGQNGLFVAMPSRKMGEGDFRDIAHPLMSETRNKIKNAIFEEYNRILGEKTDDFYDERQKVMQS
- a CDS encoding DapH/DapD/GlmU-related protein; the protein is MSDRTNEIAEFLKREEEKQKVRWQIIIEHLKKGVVFMDWKNAYIDESVTIGEGTVIWPGAILLGNTSIGKNCVIGHNTRIEDSIIEDEVEIQNSVILESRVGSHTKVGPFAYLRPNSRIGEHAKVGDFVEVKNSTLGNHSKASHLTYIGDSDVGEHVNLGCGVVFVNYDGKNKHRSVVKDGAFVGCNTNLVSPVTVGEGAYIAAGTTVTTDVPNEALSVGRAKQKNIEGWVKKRGLLEK
- a CDS encoding ribose-phosphate pyrophosphokinase; this encodes MKNGVFTDYKIFTGNSNPELAEEIAKIMGKPLGKATVTKFSDGEISVNLWETVRGIDTYIVQPTCDPVNDSLMELLIMIDAMKRASAGRINAVIPYYGYARQDRKAKARDPITAKLVADLLSSAGADRVVTMDLHASQIQGYFNIPLDHLLGMPILVKYFMEKKLDNLVVVSPDLGSVTRARNMAQPLDVPIAIVDKRRPKANVSEVMNIIGDIQDKNVLIVDDMIDTAGTLTNAANALKDLGAREVYACATHAVLSGPAIERIESSVIKECVLLNTVLIPQEKRSPKIKVLSVAPLFAEAMIRIFTNDSISKLFD
- the pth gene encoding aminoacyl-tRNA hydrolase: MYIIVGLGNPGKQYENTRHNIGFITIEQLAQKHGISVTKLKHKALVGEGRISDQKVLLVKPQTYMNLSGNSVREIIEYYKEDITNLVVIYDDIDIPTGTVRIRKKGSAGTHNGMRSILYDIQSDQFPRIRIGIGGERKMPLDRYVIGGFTKEEKPLMEEAVITAVQAVECMLQKGIDKAMNEYNVKPRKEGDQE
- the mfd gene encoding transcription-repair coupling factor is translated as MSNQVLNGKFRGLRSLVRNAKGIFNFSGVAESRVAPIVSIVTKERKGQSLIVTSSYGKAKRLAEDLSFFVSKKIYVIPEEEQSFLRYDAKSHQYLEQRLRAVTALLKGEDCIVITPISGALKPMAPKDIFSAYAVKLKIGEEAEVEELKKNLTYMGYERAPFVEAKGQYGIRGGILDIFPLDCQYPCRIEFFDTEIDSIRSFDPLTQRSQDTLEEISIYPAKHMVDIGGDALFELGAKKIEKAYQRQAKRLSEDKKERLLARKDQILECIQTGTNKQLLEAYIPYFYEKLEYIWDYMQSKRTLIADDPDRILEKLEFREGEAKEDFKVLLERGEAVPEDSAIIAGKNLLFSLYKNETVFLFTPFQKQIKGIGQLDGSFQITSKQPPVFNGRMDFLETELMRYVKLGYQVLLSCSTEERNINMRDFLSRCGLEEKVQIVSGQLVSGMEYPEEHLVIISDSDIFVHTKQKRVRKENKNAKPIKVFTDIRKGDFVVHENHGIGKFLGVEQLDIQGSKKDYLKIKYAGEDMLYVPVEQMDIIQKYVGNDGANPRINKLSSGEWKKTKAKAKAAIADMAKELLELSAARQLEKGYAFSTDSPWQKEFEDAFPYEETPDQLRCINEIKKDMEREIPMDRLLCGDVGYGKTEVAARAVFKCVADGKQAAILVPTTILANQHYYTFKNRFGNFPFQIDMLCRFRNERQQDGIVDQIRNGTMDIVVGTHRMLSKDVRFKNLGLLVIDEEQRFGVQHKEILKQLRKNVDVLTLSATPIPRTLHMSLVGIKEMSLIEEPPEERYPVQTYVMEQEDEVIREAIQKELDRGGQVYVVYNRVRGIHRIAELIQSLVPEANVAIGHGQMGEKTLEDVMIDFINGKYNVLIATTIIESGIDIPNVNTILIIDADHFGLSQLYQLRGRVGRSNRMAYAYLLYQKDKVLTEIAEKRLRSIKEFTEFGSGFRIAMRDLEIRGAGNLLGMEQSGHMMQIGYELYCKLVEDAIRELGGDVSQEEEIETSIELEVPAFIPDSYIGDELLKLQMYKKIAFLRDGEEKLEVVDELLDRFGDIPMETSNLIDIALIKSYAGKLGINRIHQEQKKLVFDFEIKNKLTADKMARLVETYGMNLLIYGGVKPSIKYNMASKDKLSETLGFLQKLLG
- a CDS encoding peptidylprolyl isomerase, with the protein product MKLKRWTMILLALMLVISFTACGSKADNTKVAKVGDTTITRDQLSQYISWNAYAAGYDMSQITKDSQKDYLASLMLEQMIADELVKRYCEREKLDVFVDTHDEDLKNFLKSVKENAGTMVKEQGITTDTLTTFYNSQYYAKAMYDDLKGSIEDLDEQAEAYYNANTSLFTSKDLYLTASHILVKTEEEAKEVKKELDAGKDFAKLASEKSIDPGSKDKGGELGSFKEGEMVAEFWEGAKALKVGEISEPIKSSFGYHIIKLTDRKEPGLATFEEAKTQAEDSVVNQKYQEVIGELKKEIKVEYLDKKEVQTDNNKNNSTDGKTKADEE
- a CDS encoding YitT family protein codes for the protein MRVNLFQIKKIIMVLLGNAVYAFGVAAFIIPNGLITGGSTGLALFFHYQFSIPVSVFVGIFNIIMFLLGAWILGKSFALTTLVSTFFYPVILSLFQHLPFSKGLTENPILAIVYAGGMIGLGIGFVLREGASTGGMDIPPLLLNKKFGLSISIMLYVFDSGILLLQMFQASVEQVLSGILVVLIYTVVLDKVLLAGKAQTQVKIISDKYEEINEMILKTMDRGSTLLKAQTGCLRKDQYMVLTVISNRELPKLNAFIKEIDSDAFMMIDQINEVRGRGFTIEKYHKKEGFSE